A single window of Flavobacterium aestivum DNA harbors:
- a CDS encoding fibronectin type III domain-containing protein, translating into MKFHYIIVFLFLGYCTTYAQKNNSIEKVTPEKESQIQVIVRVQKDKILLRWAPSDALAWRKLNKYGYQLERFTVTRDNKTLVNPEKVVLAKVFKPEPLENWEKTIEGNDNAAIIAQALYGENFGVTGVNQLESIVNISEENEQRFTFALFAADKDFEMAKKAGLGFEDKTVLKNEKYTYRVFSNVPPEELNIQYGGVFVGLKDYEDLPKPMDFTAHFTDKSAMLSWNFKILANTYGSYYVERAIDKIHFERITNKPYTSMNQENENNNRIFYVDSIANNQQYSYRIQGISAFGELGPYSEVVSGKGKSILQFVPHLTVKDFKDDKTVTLTWEFDEAGDSEITGFELNRSDADDGKYTTVLKNIAPKNRTVTYNKLASTNYFTITAIGKQGSNRTSFPMLVQPVDSIPPAKPLNLKGVIDSLGIVKITWDANKEKDLMGYRIYKANNPNEEYSQLTVSPNEFNKYQDSVIVKSLNSKVYYKIIAVDTHYNMSPFSEVLILKKPDVIPPTPPVFTNYEIKDGIVTLEWINSQSEDVATHYLYRREDNNSDHLIAVFEKKDNIEHYEDINSTEGSTYHYSIFAKDESNLTSDPSPEIAVFVPKSSVMPAVKGFYAQPNPTTNSIDLSWEYTTTGVENFEIYKANADEPMQLMQMVTAQTKKLSDSSITINTIYKYAIRALFTDGRISKMAFFTLKF; encoded by the coding sequence ATGAAATTTCATTATATAATAGTATTCCTTTTTTTAGGATACTGCACAACTTATGCACAAAAAAACAACTCGATAGAAAAAGTAACTCCTGAAAAAGAATCCCAAATTCAAGTCATTGTAAGAGTACAAAAAGACAAAATTTTATTGCGCTGGGCTCCTAGTGATGCCCTTGCTTGGAGAAAACTAAACAAATATGGATACCAACTCGAACGTTTTACCGTAACCCGAGACAATAAAACATTGGTTAATCCAGAAAAAGTAGTTTTAGCCAAAGTATTCAAACCAGAACCACTTGAGAATTGGGAGAAAACTATAGAAGGGAATGACAATGCAGCCATTATAGCACAAGCACTTTATGGCGAAAATTTTGGCGTAACCGGAGTAAACCAATTAGAATCAATTGTTAATATATCAGAGGAAAATGAGCAACGTTTTACATTTGCATTATTTGCTGCCGACAAGGATTTTGAAATGGCAAAAAAAGCCGGTTTGGGTTTTGAAGATAAAACGGTACTAAAAAACGAAAAATACACCTACAGAGTATTTTCTAATGTACCTCCAGAAGAACTAAACATACAATACGGTGGAGTTTTTGTAGGGCTAAAAGATTATGAAGACCTACCCAAACCCATGGACTTCACAGCTCATTTCACAGACAAAAGTGCTATGCTGAGTTGGAACTTCAAGATATTAGCAAATACCTATGGAAGCTATTATGTAGAACGTGCAATCGATAAAATTCACTTCGAACGCATTACAAATAAACCCTATACCAGTATGAATCAAGAAAACGAGAATAACAATCGTATTTTTTATGTAGATTCTATTGCCAATAACCAACAATACAGTTATAGAATTCAAGGAATTTCCGCTTTTGGAGAATTAGGTCCCTATTCAGAAGTAGTTTCAGGAAAAGGAAAATCAATCTTACAATTCGTACCGCATCTTACCGTAAAGGATTTTAAAGATGATAAAACCGTAACATTAACATGGGAATTTGATGAAGCTGGGGATTCTGAAATCACTGGTTTCGAACTCAATCGTTCCGATGCAGATGATGGTAAATACACTACAGTACTAAAAAATATTGCTCCTAAAAACAGAACGGTAACTTACAACAAACTAGCTTCTACCAATTATTTTACCATAACTGCCATAGGCAAACAAGGAAGTAACAGAACATCCTTCCCAATGCTGGTACAACCTGTAGATTCTATTCCACCAGCAAAACCCTTAAATTTGAAAGGAGTGATTGATAGTTTGGGGATAGTAAAAATAACATGGGATGCCAATAAAGAAAAAGATTTAATGGGTTATCGAATATACAAGGCGAATAATCCAAACGAAGAATATAGCCAATTAACGGTTAGTCCAAATGAATTTAACAAATACCAAGATAGTGTCATAGTCAAAAGTTTGAATAGCAAAGTTTATTACAAAATCATAGCAGTAGATACCCATTATAACATGTCACCTTTTTCGGAAGTATTGATTCTTAAAAAACCAGATGTAATCCCTCCCACTCCTCCTGTATTTACCAATTACGAAATAAAAGATGGCATAGTTACTTTAGAATGGATCAATAGCCAAAGTGAAGATGTAGCAACACACTACCTCTACCGAAGAGAGGACAACAACAGCGATCATTTAATTGCCGTATTTGAAAAGAAAGACAATATAGAACATTATGAGGATATAAATAGTACTGAGGGATCAACCTATCATTATTCAATTTTTGCCAAGGATGAAAGTAATTTAACCTCTGATCCCTCTCCAGAAATAGCCGTTTTTGTTCCTAAATCTTCAGTAATGCCAGCTGTAAAAGGATTTTATGCCCAGCCCAATCCAACAACAAATAGTATTGATTTATCATGGGAATACACCACAACTGGAGTTGAAAACTTTGAAATCTATAAAGCCAATGCAGATGAGCCCATGCAGCTCATGCAAATGGTTACAGCGCAAACCAAAAAATTATCCGACTCCAGTATTACGATAAACACAATCTATAAATATGCCATAAGAGCACTCTTTACAGATGGACGAATTTCTAAAATGGCATTTTTTACATTAAAATTTTAA